The following are encoded in a window of Chlorocebus sabaeus isolate Y175 chromosome 10, mChlSab1.0.hap1, whole genome shotgun sequence genomic DNA:
- the RTP5 gene encoding receptor-transporting protein 5: MDGAGADMWASTFTLAMAERKPQDVWVLLPEHSLVPGRLDGGGVQYLLVGLSRLQCSRCPGTWDSAHVHVLFHLWWDRAGRRGLVKMRVWGQRCKLCPAPGDCQVRPPGERPFLARLVLHILQDCYGDGLGPTRHPREAYEGCCEACELGVCFLQKAPDPAWSANTTTGNFPAMAWGGTGAVSRGKQLPTSGDDLGKGGGVIAIPFSLVRASNDQVPIAEGPAIPAALSQEASLPVTGGRGALVIGQGSIYLSGDSVAMPGGKGFPVAIGNPLFHGPGLLGSSIQTFELKGFLFKGRGSLCSPVGVAQGWGPVSLNNGLVPAGKHTPTMFYCVGLSASGEGSLTFPSSLTSIFTNIFSEATDGPVATKEASITLPFIFTDVKDAVAEVAEGNEKEGGGQGLIPAGHDPLPETNAGGLASQVKGSLALSFPADVQGKDSFTDISEGKEKEGGLVTAGQDAPLEADAQGPVTVSEGSITIPFSVFNVIKHKGGGHVAYGPQGNGCVSQGYYQKRRLRSRFHKARCGCRWEEDERPGRACRRPHAEPYEDFWIWVSMTVCVFWLMCMCRLNPGIYPQQV; this comes from the exons ATGGACGGGGCTGGGGCAGACATGTGGGCCAGCACCTTCACCCTGGCCATGGCCGAGAGGAAACCCCAGGACGTCTGGGTTCTGCTACCTGAGCACAGCCTGGTCCCAGGACGCCTGGACGGCGGTGGCGTCCAGTACCTGCTGGTGGGGCTCTCGAG GCTCCAGTGCAGTCGCTGTCCGGGCACCTGGGACTCGGCCCACGTGCATGTCCTTTTCCACCTGTGGTGGGACAGGGCCGGCCGCCGGGGGCTGGTGAAGATGCGCGTCTGGGGCCAGCGGTGCAAGCTGTGCCCTGCGCCCGGGGACTGCCAAGTGAGGCCCCCAGGCGAGCGGCCCTTCCTCGCAAGGCTGGTCTTGCACATCCTGCAGGACTGCTACGGGGATGGCCTCGGCCCAACCCGGCACCCCAGGGAGGCCTACGAGGGCTGCTGTGAGGCCTGCGAGCTGGGggtctgcttccttcagaaggCCCCAGACCCTGCCTGGAGCGCCAACACCACGACAGGCAACTTCCCTGCCATGGCCTGGGGTGGCACCGGCGCTGTCTCCAGGGGCAAACAGCTGCCCACCTCCGGCGATGACCTCGGCAAGGGTGGTGGTGTCATCGCCATCCCCTTCTCCCTTGTGCGCGCCAGCAATGACCAGGTGCCCATCGCTGAGGGCCCTGCCATCCCTGCCGCTCTCTCACAGGAGGCCTCTCTCCCTGTGACCGGCGGCCGTGGGGCTCTGGTCATTGGCCAGGGCTCTATCTACCTGTCTGGGGATTCTGTGGCCATGCCTGGGGGCAAAGGCTTCCCAGTGGCCATTGGAAACCCCCTCTTCCATGGCCCCGGCCTCCTCGGCAGCAGTATCCAGACCTTCGAGCTCAAAGGTTTCCTTTTCAAAGGCCGGGGTTCCCTCTGTAGCCCCGTTGGCGTGGCCCAGGGCTGGGGCCCCGTCTCCCTCAACAATGGCCTTGTCCCTGCGGGGAAACACACGCCAACCATGTTCTACTGCGTCGGCCTCTCGGCCAGTGGGGAGGGCTCCCtcaccttcccctcctccctcactAGCATCTTCACCAACATCTTCTCAGAGGCTACCGATGGCCCTGTGGCCACTAAAGAGGCCTCCATCACCCTCCCCTTCATCTTTACTGATGTCAAGGACGCCGTTGCTGAGGTGGCTGAAGGCAACGAGAAGGAAGGAGGCGGCCAGGGCCTCATCCCTGCGGGTCACGACCCCCTGCCAGAGACCAACGCTGGTGGCCTCGCCTCCCAGGTCAAGGGTTCCCTCGCCCTCTCCTTCCCTGCTGATGTCCAAGGCAAAGATTCCTTTACTGACATCTctgaaggcaaagagaaggaAGGTGGCCTTGTCACCGCGGGTCAGGATGCCCCTCTGGAGGCCGATGCCCAGGGCCCCGTCACCGTCAGTGAGGGCTCCATCACCATCCCCTTCTCAGTCTTCAATGTCATAAAGCACAAGGGCGGTGGCCATGTTGCCTACGGCCCCCAGGGCAATGGCTGCGTCTCCCAAGGCTATTACCAGAAGAGGCGGCTGAGGTCCAGGTTCCACAAGGCCCGCTGTGGGTGCCGCTGGGAGGAAGACGAACGCCCTGGCCGCGCCTGCCGCAGGCCGCACGCCGAGCCCTACGAGGACTTCTGGATCTGGGTGTCCATGACCGTGTGCGTCTTCTGGCTGATGTGCATGTGTCGGCTGAACCCCGGGATCTACCCGCAGCAAGTGTGA